The following coding sequences lie in one Chitinivibrionales bacterium genomic window:
- a CDS encoding HPr family phosphocarrier protein, with protein sequence MIQREVTITNPLGIHARPASLIVQTSAAYDADVWLVKDGTTANAKSILSVMMLAAACNKKITVRANGRDEEKAVEAITKLFEANFNE encoded by the coding sequence ATGATCCAGCGCGAAGTGACCATCACAAACCCTCTTGGAATCCATGCACGCCCGGCCTCGCTCATTGTCCAGACCTCCGCAGCCTACGATGCCGACGTCTGGCTGGTGAAAGACGGAACCACGGCGAATGCTAAAAGTATTTTGAGCGTCATGATGCTTGCGGCGGCCTGCAACAAGAAAATCACGGTCCGCGCAAACGGTAGAGACGAGGAAAAGGCGGTCGAGGCAATAACAAAATTGTTTGAAGCGAACTTCAACGAGTAA
- the thrC gene encoding threonine synthase: MKKPYLRAFGEGEKTYPISEIRYRSDDGRTLEVDNCIASMDAKSVAALRASFDKRLMSWEPLDRSGVWRYREFLPAFKPFSGIVSMCEGNTTVFDIPKCAAYCGMDSLRAKHQGLNPSGSFKDNGMTTAVSMAKKLGARMVACASTGNTSASMAAYAARAGMKSIVFIPDGQIAYGKLSQSLDYGALTIQIAGDFDKAMEIVEDLCNRGSVYLLNSINPFRIEGQKTIMIEMLHQLGWKTPDWVIVPGGNLGNSSSFGKAFDEMIKAKFIKKSPRIAIIQAQGANPLYNSFVSGDRTLRPVHANTRATAIKIGNPVSFDKALFAVDSTRGLVEQVSEEEIAIAKSMVGRDGIGSEPASATTVAGCKKLVEKGIVKPSDAVVCILTGHLLKDPDYTVEFHRDELFLDAERKTSLTGTQRINTGGFSNKPVKMPADANVIMSFIKEWATKS, encoded by the coding sequence ATGAAGAAACCATATTTGCGTGCGTTCGGAGAAGGTGAAAAAACCTATCCGATCAGCGAGATCCGTTACCGGAGCGACGACGGGCGCACGCTCGAGGTTGACAATTGCATCGCGTCCATGGATGCGAAATCGGTGGCCGCGCTGCGCGCTTCATTTGACAAACGGCTCATGTCGTGGGAACCGCTCGACCGGAGCGGAGTGTGGCGCTACCGGGAATTCCTGCCCGCGTTCAAGCCGTTTTCCGGCATCGTGAGCATGTGCGAGGGGAACACCACGGTCTTCGACATACCGAAATGCGCGGCGTACTGCGGCATGGATTCGCTCCGCGCAAAGCACCAGGGGCTCAATCCGTCGGGGTCGTTCAAGGACAACGGCATGACCACCGCGGTCAGCATGGCCAAAAAGCTCGGCGCGCGCATGGTGGCGTGCGCCTCCACGGGCAACACCTCGGCATCGATGGCAGCCTATGCGGCGCGCGCGGGAATGAAAAGCATTGTGTTCATTCCCGACGGCCAGATCGCGTACGGCAAATTGTCACAGTCACTCGACTACGGCGCCTTGACCATCCAGATCGCGGGCGATTTCGACAAGGCCATGGAAATCGTGGAGGACCTCTGCAACCGCGGGTCGGTTTACCTGCTCAACTCGATCAACCCGTTCCGCATCGAGGGCCAGAAAACCATCATGATCGAAATGCTGCACCAGCTCGGGTGGAAAACGCCCGACTGGGTGATCGTGCCCGGCGGGAACCTGGGAAATTCAAGCTCGTTCGGCAAGGCCTTTGACGAAATGATAAAGGCGAAATTCATTAAAAAGTCGCCGCGGATCGCGATTATACAGGCACAGGGTGCAAACCCGCTGTACAACAGTTTTGTTTCGGGCGACAGGACCCTGCGGCCGGTTCACGCCAACACCCGCGCCACCGCGATCAAAATCGGTAACCCGGTGAGTTTTGACAAGGCCCTCTTCGCGGTTGATTCAACCCGCGGGCTCGTGGAGCAGGTTTCCGAAGAGGAAATCGCCATTGCCAAGTCCATGGTGGGCCGGGACGGCATCGGCTCCGAGCCCGCGTCCGCGACAACTGTGGCAGGGTGTAAAAAGCTTGTCGAAAAGGGAATTGTCAAGCCGTCCGATGCGGTGGTGTGCATCCTGACCGGCCACCTGCTCAAGGACCCGGACTACACCGTTGAGTTCCACAGGGACGAATTGTTCCTCGACGCAGAGCGGAAGACCTCCTTGACCGGTACACAGCGCATCAACACCGGCGGGTTCAGCAACAAACCGGTCAAGATGCCGGCGGACGCGAACGTAATCATGAGTTTTATCAAAGAGTGGGCGACAAAATCATAA
- a CDS encoding MlaD family protein has translation MKKGNMEFIVGGFILIALFILIAGVLWLKSSTIARSMVEYTVMFPDVGMLSEGDPVKVNGVSKGVTKTIKLRGSKVEVVIKLDRDIALTDSATITIQNIGLMGERMISIRLSDRGAPIKPSGKGRTTVLSGTFDSGIAEAMGMLGTVLTDVRRLVANVASIVDSTVGDTAFFHAFDRIVGRLDTVTRLAQSLVKDNKGKIDKSLNNVKAVTADIKELLDSNKVQLNTIVSNGTQLTQRALAIAGTVDTITVSLQTMVKRIEKGEGSVGMLLADEQFYKDLKKSVGDLDSLLNEVQQDGLKLRLKLGFKKENKKKAP, from the coding sequence GTGAAAAAAGGTAACATGGAATTCATTGTCGGCGGGTTCATCCTGATCGCGCTGTTCATCCTGATCGCCGGCGTTTTGTGGCTTAAAAGCAGCACCATTGCGCGTTCAATGGTAGAATACACGGTGATGTTCCCCGACGTGGGAATGCTTTCCGAAGGAGACCCGGTCAAGGTAAACGGTGTGTCAAAGGGCGTTACCAAGACCATAAAACTTCGCGGTTCTAAAGTGGAGGTCGTAATCAAACTTGACCGCGACATCGCGCTCACCGATTCGGCCACCATCACCATCCAGAACATCGGGCTCATGGGCGAGCGCATGATTTCGATCCGGCTGTCCGACCGGGGCGCGCCGATCAAGCCCAGCGGCAAGGGTCGTACCACCGTGCTCAGCGGTACCTTTGACAGCGGCATCGCCGAGGCAATGGGGATGCTGGGCACCGTGCTCACCGACGTGCGCAGGCTTGTCGCGAACGTCGCGTCGATCGTGGACAGCACCGTTGGCGATACCGCCTTTTTCCATGCCTTTGACCGCATCGTGGGAAGGCTCGACACCGTGACGCGGCTCGCACAATCGCTGGTAAAAGACAACAAGGGCAAAATAGACAAAAGTCTCAACAATGTGAAGGCTGTCACCGCCGATATCAAGGAACTGCTCGATTCGAACAAGGTACAGCTCAATACCATCGTTTCCAACGGCACACAGCTCACCCAGCGTGCGCTCGCCATAGCGGGCACCGTGGACACCATCACCGTTTCGCTGCAGACCATGGTGAAGCGCATCGAAAAAGGCGAGGGCTCGGTGGGCATGCTGCTTGCCGACGAACAGTTTTACAAAGACCTTAAAAAGTCGGTGGGCGACCTTGATTCGCTTCTTAACGAGGTGCAGCAGGACGGGCTCAAGCTCAGGCTCAAGCTCGGGTTTAAGAAGGAGAATAAAAAAAAGGCTCCATGA
- a CDS encoding homoserine dehydrogenase, producing the protein MKDINIGLVGAGTIGGGVVKTLSQKASFFHDSLKLSLNLKRIADKAANRFAELPVGTAVCTGDANDIINDKDIQIVIELVGGTTFAKDLIMAALSKGKHVVTANKALVAEHGPEIFELAEKNGVSVSFEASVGGGMPVIKTIREALLANEITTVKTIINGTCNYILTQMSDKGLLFDTALKKAQKSGFAEADPTLDIGGVDSGHKLAIMASLIHGGYVPMSKVYIQGITDISKEDIAFAKDLGYCIKLLGIIRKTPGDTQIDVRVHPAMLHKNHILASVGDVFNAVLLEGNAVGPILLYGRGAGELPTASAVVSDIIDVARNISAGAPRRIPMSYYRHNNELAVKPIDDVVSRYYLCFWVTDKPKVLASIATVLGKFSISIASVLQKESTEESCVPVVMLTHKAAEKNVRDALAEIETMEFIKKKTHVIRITGQTY; encoded by the coding sequence ATGAAGGATATAAACATAGGCCTTGTGGGCGCCGGAACCATTGGCGGCGGGGTGGTAAAGACCTTGTCGCAAAAGGCGTCCTTTTTCCATGACAGCCTTAAACTGTCGTTGAACCTCAAGCGTATTGCAGACAAGGCTGCGAACCGCTTTGCCGAGCTTCCGGTGGGCACTGCGGTGTGCACCGGCGATGCAAACGATATTATCAATGACAAAGATATCCAAATAGTTATTGAACTTGTGGGCGGCACCACCTTTGCCAAAGACCTGATCATGGCCGCGCTTTCAAAAGGCAAGCATGTGGTAACCGCAAATAAGGCACTTGTCGCAGAGCATGGCCCGGAAATTTTCGAGCTTGCAGAGAAAAACGGAGTATCGGTGAGCTTCGAGGCGTCGGTGGGCGGGGGTATGCCGGTGATAAAAACCATTCGCGAGGCCTTGCTTGCCAATGAGATCACCACCGTGAAGACCATCATCAATGGCACCTGCAATTACATTCTTACCCAGATGTCCGACAAGGGGCTTTTGTTCGATACCGCGCTCAAGAAGGCGCAGAAGAGCGGGTTTGCCGAGGCTGACCCGACCCTCGACATCGGCGGCGTCGACAGCGGCCATAAGCTGGCCATCATGGCGTCGCTCATTCACGGGGGGTACGTGCCCATGAGCAAGGTGTATATCCAGGGAATCACCGATATTTCAAAGGAAGACATCGCGTTTGCCAAGGACCTCGGCTACTGCATCAAACTGCTCGGCATTATCAGAAAAACCCCGGGCGACACCCAGATAGATGTCCGTGTCCACCCGGCCATGCTGCATAAAAACCACATCCTCGCATCGGTGGGCGATGTATTCAATGCCGTGCTCTTAGAAGGCAATGCGGTTGGCCCTATTTTACTTTACGGCAGGGGAGCCGGCGAGCTTCCCACCGCCTCTGCAGTGGTGAGCGATATTATTGACGTTGCCAGGAACATATCAGCAGGCGCACCCCGGCGCATTCCCATGAGTTATTACCGGCATAATAACGAGCTTGCGGTCAAGCCCATTGACGATGTGGTGTCGCGCTATTACCTGTGCTTCTGGGTCACCGACAAGCCAAAGGTGCTCGCCTCCATCGCCACGGTACTGGGAAAATTCTCCATCTCGATCGCCTCGGTGCTCCAGAAGGAATCCACTGAGGAAAGCTGCGTGCCGGTGGTCATGCTCACCCACAAGGCGGCGGAGAAAAATGTCCGGGACGCGCTTGCCGAAATAGAAACCATGGAATTTATTAAAAAGAAGACCCATGTGATAAGGATTACCGGGCAGACGTATTAA